The Deltaproteobacteria bacterium region CCTTCACCGATGCCCGCCCCGACGATGGAGAAGGTGGTGAACCTCTGCAAGCGGCGGGGGTTCGTCTACCCGGGCAGCGAGATCTACGGCGGCCTCGGCTCGAGCCTCGACTACGGCCCGCTCGGGGTCGAGCTCAAGCGCAACGTGAAGGAGGCCTGGTGGCGAGAGATCGTCACCCGTCGCGACGACGTCGTCGGCCTCGACGCGGCGATCATCATGCACCCGCGGGTGTGGGAGGCCTCCGGCCACCTGGCCGGCTTCACGGACCCGCTCGTCGACTGCAAGGGCTGCAAGCAGCGCTTTCGCGCCGACCAGGTCGCGGGCGCACGCTGTCCCGAGTGCGGCGGCGAGCTCACCGAGGCGCGGCAGTTCAACCTCATGTTCAAGACCTTCGTCGGGCCGGTCGAGGACACCGCGCACGTGGCCTTCCTCCGCCCGGAGACCGCACAGGGCACCTTCATCAACTTCCGCAACGTGCTCGAGACCTCGCGCCTGAAGCTCCCCTTCGGCATCGCCCAGATCGGGCGCTCGTTCCGCAACGAGATCACCCCGGGCAACTTCCTCTTCCGCACGCGCGAGTTCGAGCAGATGGAGCTCGAGTTCTTCGTCCGCCCCGGCGAGGACGAGCGGTGGTATGACTACTGGCGCAACGCGCGCTTCGAGTGGTACGTCCGCCTCGGCTTGAAGCGCGACCGCCTCCGCCTCCGCCCGCACGCCCGCGACGAGCTCGCGCACTACGCCAAGGCGTGCGTCGACGTCGAGTACGCCTTCCCCTTCGGCTGGTCCGAGCTCGAGGGGATCGCGAACCGCACCGACTTCGACCTGAAGCGGCACAGCGAGCACAGCGGCAAGGACCTCACCTACTTCGACGAGGAGCGGCGCGAGCGCTACTTCCCCTACGTCATCGAGCCGGCGGCGGGCGCCGACCGCACGACGCTCGCCCTCCTGGTGGACGCCTACGACGAGGACGAGGTCGAGGGCGAGGCGCGCGTGGTGCTCCGCCTCCATCCCCGCCTCGCCCCCTACAAGGCGGCGGTGTTTCCCCTCCTCCGCAAGGACGGCCAGCCCGAGCGCGCGCGGCGCATCTACGATGCGCTCCGCCGGCACTTCCCGGTCGACTACGACCAGGCGGGCTCGATCGGGCGGCGCTACCGCCGCCAGGATGAGGTCGGGACGCCCTTCGGCATCACCGTCGACCACGACACCATGAAGGACGGCACGGTCACGCTGCGCGACCGCGACGCGATGACGCAGGTTCGCCTCCCCGAGGATCGGCTGGTCGAGGAGCTCGGCGCGCGCATCGAGAGGCCCGCGGCGTAGGCAGGAGGCAGCGAAGCGTGGCGAGACCGCAGGCGAAGGTGGTCCGGTCGGCGACGCGGCGTGCGGCGCGCTACGTCTACGCGTTCGGCGCGGGCCGCAAGGACGGGCGCGCCGACATGAAGGATCTGCTCGGCGGCAAGGGGGCGAACCTGGCCGAGATGGCGCGCCTCGGCCTCCCCGTCCCGCCCGGCTTCACCATCTCGACCGAGGTCTGCACCTATTACTATGCGCACGGCCGGAGCTATCCCCCCGCGCTCCGCGCCGAGGTCGCCCAGGCCCTGGCGCGCATCGAGAAGGCGCTCGGGCGGCGCTTCGGCGATCCCGACGACCCGCTGCTGGTCTCGGTGCGGTCCGGGGCGCGCGCCTCCATGCCCGGGATGATGGACACCATCCTGAACCTCGGGCTCAACGACCGCACCGTGCAGGGCCTGATCCGGGTCTCCGGCAACCCGCGCTTCGCCTACGACTCGTATCGTCGTTTCGTGCAGATGTACGGCGACGTCGTCCTCGGGCTCAAGCCCGAGTCGAAGGACGAGGAGGACCCCTTCGAGGTCGCGCTCCAGGAGAAGAAACGAGCGCGCGGCGTCCAGCTCGACACGGAGCTCGACGCCGACGCTCTCCGCGAGCTGGTGGCCGAGTTCAAGGCGCTCATCAAGAGGCGCAAGGGGGCCGCCTTCCCCGAGGATCCGCACGAGCAGCTGTGGGGCGCGATCGGCGCCGTCTTCGGTTCGTGGATGAACCAGCGGGCCATCGTCTACCGCAAGCTGAACGGCATCCCGGAGTCGTGGGGCACGGCGGTCAACGTCCAGGCGATGGTGTTCGGCAACATGGGGACCGACTCCGGCACGGGCGTCGCGTTCACGCGCGATCCGGCGACGGGCGAGAACACCTTCTACGGCGAGTTCCTCATGAATGCGCAGGGCGAGGACGTGGTCGCGGGCATCCGCACCCCGCTGCCGATCGCCGCGCTCGCGAAGGAGAACCCCGCCGCCCATGCGGAGCTGGTCAAGATCCGCCGCACCCTCGAGCGACACTACCACGAGATGATGGACATCGAGTTCACCATCGAGCGGCGGAAGCTCTACATGCTGCAGTGCCGGGTCGGGCAGCGAAATGGGCTCGCGGCGGTGCGGATCGCGTGCGACATGGTGGCGGAGAAGCTGATCGACCGGACCGAGGCCATCCGCCGCGTGAAGCCGGAGGACCTGAATCAGCTGCTGCGCCCCATCTTCGATCCCCGGGAGAAGCGCGAGGCGACTCGAGAGGGCCGGCTCTTGACCAAGGGGCTCAATGCCGGACCGGGGGCGGCGACGGGCCGCATCGTCTTCAACCCCGACGACGCCGAGGCGTCCGCCGCGCGCGGCGAGCCGGTCATCTTGGTCCGCATCGAGACTTCCCCCGAGGACATTCACGGCATGCAGGCCGCCGAGGGAATCCTCACCGCCCGCGGCGGAACCACGAGCCACGCGGCTCTGGTGGGTCGGCAGATGGGGAAGGTCTGCGTGGTCGGCTGTGAGGCGCTCCAGATCGACTACCGGGAGCGGGCGTTCCGCATCGCCAACCGTGAGGGCGTCCTGAAGGAGGGGAACGACATCTCGATCGACGGGTTCACGGGTGAGGTCTTTCTCGGCAAGATCAAGACGATCCCGAGCGAAGTGGTGCAGGTGCTGGTCGACAAGACCCTCGATGCGGCGCACGCGCCCCTCTACCAACGGTACGTCCGCTTCATGAGGTGGGTCGACGGTGAGCGCCGCCTCCGCGTGCGCGCCAACGCCGACCAGCCCGACCAGGGCGCCAAC contains the following coding sequences:
- a CDS encoding glycine--tRNA ligase, with the protein product MPAPTMEKVVNLCKRRGFVYPGSEIYGGLGSSLDYGPLGVELKRNVKEAWWREIVTRRDDVVGLDAAIIMHPRVWEASGHLAGFTDPLVDCKGCKQRFRADQVAGARCPECGGELTEARQFNLMFKTFVGPVEDTAHVAFLRPETAQGTFINFRNVLETSRLKLPFGIAQIGRSFRNEITPGNFLFRTREFEQMELEFFVRPGEDERWYDYWRNARFEWYVRLGLKRDRLRLRPHARDELAHYAKACVDVEYAFPFGWSELEGIANRTDFDLKRHSEHSGKDLTYFDEERRERYFPYVIEPAAGADRTTLALLVDAYDEDEVEGEARVVLRLHPRLAPYKAAVFPLLRKDGQPERARRIYDALRRHFPVDYDQAGSIGRRYRRQDEVGTPFGITVDHDTMKDGTVTLRDRDAMTQVRLPEDRLVEELGARIERPAA
- a CDS encoding pyruvate, phosphate dikinase encodes the protein MVRSATRRAARYVYAFGAGRKDGRADMKDLLGGKGANLAEMARLGLPVPPGFTISTEVCTYYYAHGRSYPPALRAEVAQALARIEKALGRRFGDPDDPLLVSVRSGARASMPGMMDTILNLGLNDRTVQGLIRVSGNPRFAYDSYRRFVQMYGDVVLGLKPESKDEEDPFEVALQEKKRARGVQLDTELDADALRELVAEFKALIKRRKGAAFPEDPHEQLWGAIGAVFGSWMNQRAIVYRKLNGIPESWGTAVNVQAMVFGNMGTDSGTGVAFTRDPATGENTFYGEFLMNAQGEDVVAGIRTPLPIAALAKENPAAHAELVKIRRTLERHYHEMMDIEFTIERRKLYMLQCRVGQRNGLAAVRIACDMVAEKLIDRTEAIRRVKPEDLNQLLRPIFDPREKREATREGRLLTKGLNAGPGAATGRIVFNPDDAEASAARGEPVILVRIETSPEDIHGMQAAEGILTARGGTTSHAALVGRQMGKVCVVGCEALQIDYRERAFRIANREGVLKEGNDISIDGFTGEVFLGKIKTIPSEVVQVLVDKTLDAAHAPLYQRYVRFMRWVDGERRLRVRANADQPDQGANAVAFGAEGVGLCRTEHMFFGEGKIGPMRETILAGTAEERRTALAKLLPLQRADFAGLFRVMNDRPVTIRTLDPPLHEFLPHDEAGQREVAAALGVPFERVRERVDALHEFNPMLGFRGCRLGIIYPEITEMQARAIFEAAAEVRQEGVAVAPEIMIPLVGHVKELALQAEVVRRVAEEVMREKGTRFRYLVGTMIEIPRGALTADEIASVAEFFSFGTNDLTQTTLGVSRDDAGRFLVPYVDRFEIYDKDPFETIDRAGVGALMHIASEKGRARRPKLKLGICGEHGGDPATVRFCHEIGLDYVSCSPFRVPIARLAAARAALGA